Proteins encoded by one window of Haematobia irritans isolate KBUSLIRL chromosome 2, ASM5000362v1, whole genome shotgun sequence:
- the LOC142225383 gene encoding uncharacterized protein LOC142225383: MLPRYFLSVFCVSLLVTGSICERCDIYSTSATCQKLNHIFLSMDENMDPCDDFYDYACKKWNIRQAGSLDSVQDIVDYQTNLKLISIMESMANEPQPPSMRFFNLSLVYYQSCVNGHGARKPNLTEYLRLIKPAPGLEWPMVEELQSIDRGDYNASSWQADSFDIFSLLGELQGRGLNKVFLDCTGSSRYFTLGLAYNTDTLSYAKGILEELGFPPETAKKYSELMQRIHSAYNSSHRISFSRTYQHLKAEYPELTNYIDNIGIYSEKFHTMPLHIQEELLNDAKTLFRNATTEEKRNICNYIMVRMLHYFQKDSARDFSKLECINDLRNKIDLPVNLLYYENIYKPQESYYNADIPRFFNKTREYIWSTLPMTKLHGVQKNMEVAKMELNGITLNMGNVPQRLHGSYLNTLFHDIPNLDVENYYRNQLYFFQHRTRIEWGYSLKTHSRKMPTRNDDGQNSSRPFYNPVLKIMIVPWDILQPPIYHYSYHPIFKWSLLGFAMSETIYRNLMFPSMPHTLTDMMAANLVFRAYIREQQPQLQPEFTNLSWQRLFFLNLAQLFCSHNSSSKVRLNELAINSEYFGRAFYCSPTSKMKSSNTRLPELPGIFRQMYESEASKMPSLQN, encoded by the coding sequence ATGCTTCCAAGATATTTTCTTAGTGTTTTTTGTGTCTCTTTACTGGTCACGGGCAGCATCTGTGAACGTTGTGATATCTACTCCACCTCAGCAACATGTCAAAAATTAAATCATATTTTTCTCTCCATGGATGAGAATATGGATCCCTGTGACGATTTCTATGACTATGCATGTAAAAAGTGGAATATAAGACAAGCAGGGAGCCTCGATTCAGTGCAAGACATAGTGGATTATCAAactaatttgaaattaatttcaataatgGAGTCCATGGCCAATGAACCACAACCACCATCTATGCGTTTCTTCAACCTATCCTTAGTGTATTATCAATCGTGTGTTAATGGCCATGGGGCTCGTAAACCCAACCTCACCGAATACTTGAGACTTATCAAACCCGCACCAGGTCTAGAATGGCCTATGGTCGAAGAACTACAAAGCATTGACAGAGGAGATTACAATGCCAGCAGCTGGCAGGCGGATAGCTTTGACATCTTCTCATTATTGGGAGAATTACAAGGCCGTGGACTAAATAAAGTCTTTCTAGATTGCACGGGAAGTTCTAGGTATTTTACACTGGGATTAGCATATAATACTGATACACTATCATATGCCAAGGGAATACTAGAAGAGTTGGGGTTTCCCCCAGAAACTGCTAAGAAATATTCCGAATTGATGCAAAGAATTCACTCCGCCTACAATTCATCACATCGAATTTCTTTCTCAAGAACTTACCAACACCTAAAAGCTGAATATCCCGAACTTACGAATTACATAGACAACATTGGAATATATTCGGAGAAATTTCATACAATGCCCCTGCATATCCAAGAAGAATTGCTAAACGACGCAAAAACTCTATTTCGCAATGCTACTACCGAAGAAAAACGAAATATATGCAATTACATTATGGTGAGGATGCTTCATTATTTCCAAAAAGATAGTGCCAGAGACTTCTCAAAGCTGGAGTGTATTAATGACCTAAGGAATAAAATAGATCTGCCAGTTAATCTCCTGTATTATGAGAACATCTATAAACCACAAGAAAGCTACTACAATGCCGATATTCCCAGGTTCTTCAATAAGACACGCGAGTATATCTGGTCAACATTACCCATGACAAAATTGCATGGTGTCCAGAAAAATATGGAAGTTgctaaaatggaattaaatggtATTACCCTGAATATGGGCAACGTTCCCCAACGGTTACATGGATCCTATCTCAATACACTCTTCCATGATATACCAAATTTGGATGTAGAAAACTACTATCGCAATCAGTTGTATTTTTTCCAACATCGTACAAGAATAGAGTGGGGCTATTCTCTGAAAACTCATTCTCGTAAGATGCCCACCAGAAATGACGATGGTCAGAATTCATCTAGGCCTTTTTATAATCCAGTTCTCAAAATAATGATTGTGCCATGGGATATTCTACAACCACCTATTTACCATTACTCATATCATCCCATTTTCAAATGGTCCCTGCTAGGCTTTGCAATGAGTGaaaccatttatcgaaatctaaTGTTTCCATCTATGCCGCATACCCTAACCGATATGATGGCAGCGAATTTGGTCTTTCGGGCCTATATTCGAGAGCAGCAACCACAATTACAACCCGAATTTACAAATCTATCATGGCAGCGgttattttttcttaatctGGCTCAACTATTTTGCAGTCACAACAGTTCGTCCAAAGTTCGCTTGAATGAATTAGCCATTAATTCGGAGTACTTTGGCAGAGCGTTCTACTGTTCACCAACCAGTAAAATGAAAAGTTCGAATACTCGCCTACCAGAGTTACCGGGTATTTTTCGTCAAATGTACGAATCTGAAGCGTCAAAGATGCCAAGTTTACAAAATTGA